Below is a window of Leptotrichia sp. oral taxon 215 str. W9775 DNA.
TTCCATAACTTACATTCATAGCCGCTTTATTTGACGCTCCACCTGTTATCTCAACTGTTCCCTGATTGTCATATCCTGAATCTGCATTGCTTGTTGCTGTCGTTGACGATGCCATTCCAAGACCTTTTCCTGTTGTTGAATATACTCTCACTCCTGGATTTATTGTAACTTTTTCTCTTACAAGCTGGACATTGTCAAAACTGTCTGTAGCTGTGGCATTTCCAAGCTGTGCATTTCCTCCTATTACAAATGTACCGTCTGAGTAGTATGCTTTATAATTTGAAGCATTGGCAGTAATATTTGCAAATTTTGTAGTTGTCAGAACATCAGATGCAAGGCTTCCAGAACCTGTCCATGTTACAGTAGGCCCTCCCACTGTATTTTTTACGATTTTTGCATCTCCTGTTACTGTCAGGTTTACATTTCCCATTCCGTTATATCTTGTCGTTGTTCCAGCTGCCGCTGCATAATCACTTGCAGCTCCCACAAGTATAGTTCCTTTACTCATACTTACATTAGTAGTACCTGTAATATTAATTTTTGAAGCTGCATCAGCATAGAATGGAGTTGTGTTGTCCACACCATTACTTCCAATATTTATGCTTCCTCCTCCAAATTTAACAGTTCCACCATTTATTGCGGCTATTCCTGCACTTTCTCCTGTATTTATAGCACTTCCTGTACCATTAATTTCAACTTCTCCGCCCTTAGCTAAAGCTCCAAGTCCATTTATTGTAGCATTTCCGCTAACAGTAACTTTTGAACCTGTTCCATCTGCATAAGCTCCTATATTCTTATATTTTTCTGCAGTTGTAGCCGCATCACTTGCCGCCCATTCATCTTTAGCTTCTATGTTTCCTGTAATTGCTATATCTCCTCCATCTTTTGAATATGCAATTACTGAACCGTATCCATATGCTTTTGTATTTTTAGCAGTTATTTTACCTCCATCTGCCACATAGGCAACTGGATTAAACTTAGTACCATTTACTTCGGCATATTTAGCTGACATTTCAACATCTACACCAAAGTTTATTTCAGATTTTGCATTCTGAAGAGCTAATTTTGTTGCCGAAGACATTCCTGCTACTCCATGAACTCCACCCATACGTGTAGTTGAATCACTCCATTTACCTTTTGCATAACCGATTATAGTTCCTATTGCCGCTTCATTACTACTATCCTGAGCAGAACTTACAATTTTATTATCATTCGTATATGAAGTATGACTTTTATTATAGTCAACTATTGCATCTGTTCTCAATGCTATTCCATTTTTTGCTTCAGTATGACTATTTGTAGGCATTGCAACGTCAACTTGTGTACCTCTTTCTGATGCAATCATTATGTTTCCTTTTGAATATTTACCAAATGTTACATCTATATCATTTATATAAAGAGCATGAACTTCATCTTTATCAACATAAACAAAATTATTAGTAGGATCAACTGCTCCTAAATCTGTAGAAGGTTTTATTCCCTTTCTTTGCCCTGATTGAGCTAAAACTCCTACGTTGTTTTCAACATATTTATTATCACCACTACCTATATTTCCTTCTGATGTTTGAGTTGTTGCCGATGAATTTAAAGCTAACTGTTCTCCTATTCTTGCACTTGGTTTTAACTCTCCCTGATGAATTCCTATTTTTGTTTTTTTCCAGCTGTCATGTCTATTAGCACCATCATTATAAATTGTTGTATATGGATATCCTGCCGCTGCATCAGGTAGTAAATCACTAAAATACATTATTACGTTTCCATCTCCATAAGATTCAGGTGCAGTTTTAAGATTTATTATCGGTGTCATTCCTGTACCATACATGTCAACTATATTTCCACCCTGTCCTATAAGATTTTGAAAATTTGGAGAATAACCTAATCCAGAATAAACTAAGTTGTTCCCACCTTCAAGCTTATATGTTCCTGTACTTGTTATATTAAAACTTCCTGATAATCCCATTACCGAGTAAATAGCATTTTTTTGTGATTTTATGTCAGCATCCACATGTCCAATAAATGCTCCTCTTTGTGCGAATGAGTTATAATCTCCTGAGTTTTGAACTACTCCATAATAAGATGAAGGATAAATATAAAATATCGTATTTTCATTCCCCTCTACATCTAATTTTATATTTTTAAATACTAATTTAGGTGCATGCCATGTTTCAATAGAGAACATTGCTGCCCTTCCTTTTAAATATCCTTCTATATCATGCAGAGTTCCATTCCATACCGTATGTAATGCAATTCCACCTTTTTTATTTGCTGTTCCTAGTAAGTTTGTTCCGTTATCATTTATATCTCCAGCAACATAAAATTTAACTGGATCTGTAGCAGAAGCTCCTCCATAGGTAAATCCTTTTACAACTGCTGTATTTTCATCGCCTTCTGTTATTCCAGTAGTACAAGCTGCTGGTGATGACACATATCTACAAGAACCACCTTTACTGTTAATACGCCAAATAGCAGCTGCAACCTTTCCTCCTGAAGGAGTTGCAACTCCACCTTGCACTTTATATGCTTTATTATTCAAATCTCCAGCTTGTAAATTATCAGGATCTATATTTGGATTGTTGGGATTTACTCCTAGAGTATAGATTGTCCCAGAAGCTTCTGTTTGATTTAAAAAAGCTGTAGTTGATCCACCTGTATCATAGTCCCCATATCTACCAGTTGTAAAACTAAAATCATTAAATGGCTTAGTATTTGGTTCTGGTAAGTTCAATGTCACTGTTGGCGGAGTAATTGTCGGCGGTGCCGCAGCTACCGGCGTTGTTGCAGCAACTGACAGAACAGGTGCTGATGGGGCATTCACTGGACCTAGTACTATATTTAAAGGTTGTTTATCAACTTTTCTAGGTTTTATTCCTGCACTTAATTCAAGACTTACAATTGGTTCAGGTACCGGATCTGCACTTGCTAAACCATATTGAGTAGTCAGTCCTTTTCTCAAAGTTGTAGATGCTGATTTTTCATTAGATGATGTTGGTAAAGTGCTATAAAACGGACTTAATGGAGATACATATCTGTTAAATACATTCTCTTCTCTTTGGAATATTCCTTCATATGGATATTTTTCTTTCTTGTCTCCTCTTCCTTTGTATGTTCCTCTCCAGTCACTGTAAAAATAGTTCATACCAAACTGCCATGAACTCCATGGAGATTTTACTACATGATCTCCCTGTTCCATTAACTGTACTAATTCAAGACTTGATGTCTTCATCAATTTGTTATTTTCTGTTTTAGCTTCCCTAAACAGTTTCTTCATATCTGTAATAGATGTCTGCAACCCTTTTTTCGCTGTTTCTATACTGTCTCCCTTATTAGATGTAAGAGATAACGAACCTGTAACCAGGAACGAAAACAGCAACGCTGCATTGTACTTTATATCTTTGCACTTTTTTGCAAAGGCTCTCAGTTCTTTTTCAATTCTCTTCAAATTGTTATCCATAACTACCTCCAACTTTCTTAAAGTTCAATTTTTTAATGCTTTTTCTTTACTTCCCTAAATTTTAATTTTGTTTTTTTATTTTAAGGATTTTTTTTACATTATTAATCTTAATATCCTTTTATTCTATAAGACTTATTTTAGCAAATTATAACAAAAATAAAAGATTATGTCAATTTCTTAATACCCTTTGACATAATCTTAATTAAATTTATTTGCTTTTTAACTGAGAAACTTGCATTTTTACAAATCTATGAGCTATTTATTTTTCCTAATTCAAAACATTTTCTCTCTCTTAAAACAATGTCTGCTGATTTGTTGCTGATAATTCAGGTACACATTCATATGTTTTCAGCAAGTCCATTACTGTTTTATTTAATTTTGTTCTTTTTACAAGATCTTCCATTGATAGAAATTCTCCTTTTTTTCTTTCATTTACAACATTAACCGCAACTGATTCACCAAGTCCGTCCATTGCAATTAACGGCATTCTTATCTTTCCATCTTCAATAGTGAAGGAAGTGGCTTCCGATTTATAAATATCTATCTGCATAAGCTCAATCTTTCTATAATGCATCTCAATCAGAATTTCATATAGGAACAGTTCCTGTTTTTCCTTTGCATTAAGGTTTCCTTTTGCATCAAGCTCCTTTTTTGACCTTTTCAGTTCATCCACAGGCTTGAACATGGCTGTCATTTTAAAATCAGCGGCCTTTCTATTTAAAAATGCCGTATAAAATTCAAGCGGATAATAAACTTTAAAATAAGCTATTCTCACAGCCATCATAACGTAAGCCACAGCGTGTCCTTTAGGGAACATATATTTTATTTTTTCGCACGAATCAATATACCACTGTTTTACCTTATGTTTTTTCATTATTTCTGAAAATTCTTTCCATTTTTCAGGATTTTTCGTAGGCTGACCTTTTCTGACAAATTCCATTATCGTAAAGGCAACCGATTTATCAAGCCCATTATCAATCAGATAGTTCATAATGTCATCACGGACTGTTATTATTTCACTTAAGGTAGCAATTCCCTGTCTTACATATTCCTGCGCATTATTCAGCCACACGTCAGTTCCATGGGAAAGCCCTGATATTCTCACAAGTTCCGCAAATGTTTTAGGTTTCGTATCCATAAGCATCTGTTTTACAAACGAAGTTCCAAATTCAGGTATTCCTGATGAACCTGTTTTAGAATCAATATCCGCAGGTTCCACACCAAGAGCCTCTGTTCCACTGAAAAGGCTCATAACCTTTTCATCATCAAGAGGAATACTGTAAATATCCACTCCTGTCAAATCCTGAAGTATTCTCAATGTAGTCGGATCATCATGTCCAAGTATATCAAGTTTTACAAGCTGCTCATCCATTACGTGATAATCAAAGTGAGTCGTTTTTGACTCGGCATTCATATCATTTGCCGGTCTCTGAATAGGACAGAAATCGTATATGGACTTGTCACTTGGTACAACTATCATTCCTCCCGGATGCTGGCCAGTTGTTTTTCTCGCCCCTTCACATCCTTTTGCAATTCTTGTAAGTTCAGCTTTTCTCTTACTTATTTCCGGACTTCCTTCTATTTCCTCAAAATATTTTCTCACATATCCAAAAGCGTTCTTCTCTGCCAATGTTGCAATTGTTCCTGCCCTGAATACATTATCAGATCCAAATAATTCTTCCGTATATTTATGTATTTCTCCCTGATATTCTCCTGAGAAGTTCAAATCTATATCCGGTACCTTATCTCCATTAAATCCCATAAATACTTCAAATGGTATT
It encodes the following:
- a CDS encoding autotransporter-associated N-terminal domain-containing protein, which produces MDNNLKRIEKELRAFAKKCKDIKYNAALLFSFLVTGSLSLTSNKGDSIETAKKGLQTSITDMKKLFREAKTENNKLMKTSSLELVQLMEQGDHVVKSPWSSWQFGMNYFYSDWRGTYKGRGDKKEKYPYEGIFQREENVFNRYVSPLSPFYSTLPTSSNEKSASTTLRKGLTTQYGLASADPVPEPIVSLELSAGIKPRKVDKQPLNIVLGPVNAPSAPVLSVAATTPVAAAPPTITPPTVTLNLPEPNTKPFNDFSFTTGRYGDYDTGGSTTAFLNQTEASGTIYTLGVNPNNPNIDPDNLQAGDLNNKAYKVQGGVATPSGGKVAAAIWRINSKGGSCRYVSSPAACTTGITEGDENTAVVKGFTYGGASATDPVKFYVAGDINDNGTNLLGTANKKGGIALHTVWNGTLHDIEGYLKGRAAMFSIETWHAPKLVFKNIKLDVEGNENTIFYIYPSSYYGVVQNSGDYNSFAQRGAFIGHVDADIKSQKNAIYSVMGLSGSFNITSTGTYKLEGGNNLVYSGLGYSPNFQNLIGQGGNIVDMYGTGMTPIINLKTAPESYGDGNVIMYFSDLLPDAAAGYPYTTIYNDGANRHDSWKKTKIGIHQGELKPSARIGEQLALNSSATTQTSEGNIGSGDNKYVENNVGVLAQSGQRKGIKPSTDLGAVDPTNNFVYVDKDEVHALYINDIDVTFGKYSKGNIMIASERGTQVDVAMPTNSHTEAKNGIALRTDAIVDYNKSHTSYTNDNKIVSSAQDSSNEAAIGTIIGYAKGKWSDSTTRMGGVHGVAGMSSATKLALQNAKSEINFGVDVEMSAKYAEVNGTKFNPVAYVADGGKITAKNTKAYGYGSVIAYSKDGGDIAITGNIEAKDEWAASDAATTAEKYKNIGAYADGTGSKVTVSGNATINGLGALAKGGEVEINGTGSAINTGESAGIAAINGGTVKFGGGSINIGSNGVDNTTPFYADAASKINITGTTNVSMSKGTILVGAASDYAAAAGTTTRYNGMGNVNLTVTGDAKIVKNTVGGPTVTWTGSGSLASDVLTTTKFANITANASNYKAYYSDGTFVIGGNAQLGNATATDSFDNVQLVREKVTINPGVRVYSTTGKGLGMASSTTATSNADSGYDNQGTVEITGGASNKAAMNVSYGTITNNGTVTVDDGVGIYGTNGSKLENTSAGTINVTNSGYGIVGMATGSSVQAYGKDAGAAGKAVEIINDGTINVAGNNGIAIFADDNKGVGLNEITVTNSKTLTLGDGGVGIAVTDSSNSGSGGIIDVTGTGSSDIKVGANGIGIYAQNSTVNLNSNYGIETADGGVGIYLTGSSALPTSTNLEYKYSGSNTGRGMGIIYNVANGTNNTNVNLVNSTGTTGGIIGIFANGGGTFTNNGAVSGTSAEKEFGIIGENTDVNNAGNITLGNASDPNKPNIGIYAKTNNTVTNTGNITVGDNAVGIYGYGVNNTGNIAAGSQGTAIYSQGGNINVTSGTITLGQNSAVGVYTAGTGQNVNVANGVAMNIGNGSFGFANAGQGNHITSNVNSVDLNGNSIYIYSRDNTGTVDNHTKLIANGTSGDNYGIYSAGTVNNYADMDLRSGIGNVGIYSTNGGTASNFGGIISVGDSDTSNSRYSIGMAAGFVGDATTPAYTGNIVNEGTINVKGKDSIGMYGVGAGTTVYNGTAAGSAATINLEADGAMGIYLDEGAKGFNYGTITTVGTPKKAVGVVVRKGAEFTNHGNIYINSAGGYAFFKAAGGTIKNYGNFTVTGGAAKEFTPGNKPTGKKVGGVEIVANPGALDAQIIAPSGQIVAPQLVDSLPETRDALTSNIGMYIDTLRGTNPITGLSAIQTQKADLIVGAEAAVNTRSKYIQVAQNIIKPYNDAITANPQITDWNIYSGSASWISTATIDKTTGLIHNIYLAKIPYTSFAGNKATPVEVTDTYNFLDGLEQRYGVEELGTRENQLFQKLNSIGNNEEVLMFQAIDEMMGHQYANIQQRTYGTGRLIDKEITHLSKEWDTKSKQSNKIKVFGMRDEYSTDTAGIIDYTSDAYGFAYLHEDETVKLGNSSGWYAGAVHNRFKFKDIGRSSENQTMLKLGIFKTMSPAT